A single region of the Vicia villosa cultivar HV-30 ecotype Madison, WI linkage group LG4, Vvil1.0, whole genome shotgun sequence genome encodes:
- the LOC131597709 gene encoding probable auxin efflux carrier component 1c → MINGKDVYNIVESVFPLYVAMTLGYASIKWWKIFTPDQCAGVNHFVASFAVPALTFVYIIPINPYHMNWRILIADTLQKIVTLLCLILWNIFTKRGSFDWTITVFSLINLPNTLVVGIPLLQAMYGDSTPLLIQIVFMQGVLWYTVLLIMYEYRAARIFIAQQFVVRNEDGTESVMTESEKIDIGSNVDVELGELLHSLSVRSGSRKNGVFRRSKSTSSANLGIEWKSVKSRSGRVSPHPILKSISGKRNMSSSGRLTHEIEPSEVDNFALFGIKVSTEREHESKEEKMEDIKEEINEEQMPPSQSMVLKLIVIRVYKKLIKNPNLWASVLGIIWALIAARLNIKLPTIIYDSVTIMSKTGLGMSMFSLGIFMALQPKIIACGKKAAAMSMLLKFLIGPALFGATSAAVGVRGVVFKIGIVQVKL, encoded by the exons ATGATCAATGGTAAAGATGTATACAACATTGTTGAGAGTGTTTTCCCCTTATATGTAGCAATGACGCTAGGTTATGCATCAATAAAATGGTGGAAAATTTTCACACCAGATCAATGTGCTGGCGTAAACCATTTCGTAGCATCATTTGCAGTTCCAGCATTAACTTTCGTctacataattccaataaatccTTACCATATGAACTGGAGGATACTAATAGCCGACACACTTCAAAAAATAGTGACACTCTTGTGCCTAATCCTATGGAACATTTTCACGAAACGAGGTAGTTTCGATTGGACTATAACGGTTTTCTCACTCATTAACTTACCTAACACGCTTGTGGTTGGGATTCCTCTCTTGCAAGCTATGTATGGAGATTCGACGCCGCTTTTGATCCAGATAGTGTTCATGCAAGGAGTTTTGTGGTATACTGTTTTGTTGATAATGTATGAGTATAGGGCGGCGAGGATATTTATTGCGCAGCAGTTTGTGGTGAGGAATGAGGATGGGACGGAGTCGGTTATGACGGAGTCGGAGAAGATTGATATTGGATCGAATGTTGATGTGGAGTTGGGGGAGCTTTTGCATAGTTTGAGTGTTAGGTCGGGTTCGAGGAAGAATGGGGTGTTTAGGAGGAGTAAGAGTACTAGTAGTGCTAAtttgggtattgaatggaagaGTGTGAAGAGTAGGAGTGGGAGGGTTTCTCCTCATCCGATTTTGAAATCTATTAGTGGGAAAAGAAATATGAGTTCTAGTGGTCGTTTGACACATGAAATTGAACCATCAGAAG TTGATAACTTTGCATTGTTTGGAATTAAAGTAAGTACAGAGAGAGAGCACGAGAGCAAGGAGGAGAAGATGGAGGATATTAAAGAAGAAATTAATGAGGAACAAATGCCACCAAGTCAATCCATGGTGTTAAAGCTCATTGTAATTAGGGTTTACAAGAAACtcatcaaaaaccctaatctttgGGCTTCAGTTCTTGGCATCATATGGGCTCTCATAGCAGCTAG GTTGAACATCAAATTGCCAACAATCATATATGATTCTGTTACAATAATGTCTAAAACTGGACTAGGGATGTCCATGTTTAGTCTAG GCATATTCATGGCATTACAACCCAAGATCATTGCGTGTGGAAAAAAAGCAGCAGCAATGTCTATGCTActtaagttcttgattggtcctGCGTTGTTTGGTGCAACCTCTGCAGCAGTTGGTGTCCGTGGAGTTGTTTTTAAAATAGGAATCGTGCAGGTAAAGTTGTGA
- the LOC131595073 gene encoding nucleotide-sugar uncharacterized transporter 1 yields the protein MFSFLTGKDARKILKRKDSDAGEKGRALEDLRASIFNQFNFSDGAKRQQRRLCGPATALTFNFVVAVGIIFVNKMVLQTVKFKFPILLTLIHYVVSWFLMALLKAFSLLPPSPSSKSTRMSTLFTLGFVMSLSTGFANVSLKYNSIGFYQMAKIAVTPSIVFAEFVLYRKKVSLPKVLALTVVSVGVAVATVTDLQFHLFGACVALAWIVPSAVNKILWSRLQQQENWTALSLMWKTTPITLIFLAAMLPCLDPPGVLSFDWNLSNTLVIFGSAILGFLLQWSGALALGATSAISHVVLGQFKTCVLLLGNYYLFASNPGTISIFGAFTAIGGMSVYTYLNLNQQSNKGSPRQASVLPKSKLGKENGSTNGNEGHYGAESV from the exons ATGTTCAGTTTCTTAACCGGAAAAGACGCTAGAAAGATTCTCAAGCGCAAAGATAGCGATGCTGGTGAAAAAG GAAGGGCTTTGGAAGACTTGAGGGCCTCTatctttaatcaatttaattTCTCCGACGGCGCAAAACGTCAACAGCGGCGTCTATGTGGTCCAGCCACTGCACTCACCTTCAATTTTGTGGTTGCAGTTGGTATTATTTTCGTAAACAAAATG gTGCTTCAAACTGTTAAATTCAAATTCCCTATACTTCTCACACTAATTCACTATGTAGTGAGCTGGTTTTTAATGGCATTACTAAAAGCATTTTCTCTCCTTCCTCCATCTCCTTCCTCTAAATCAACTCGAATGTCAACTTTATTTACCCTTGGATTTGTTATGTCTCTATCTACTGGCTTCGCTAATGTTAGCTTGAAGTATAACAG CATTGGTTTCTATCAGATGGCAAAGATTGCAGTGACGCCATCAATAGTTTTTGCAGAATTCGTATTATATAGGAAGAAAGTATCTCTGCCCAAG GTGTTAGCATTGACTGTGGTATCTGTTGGCGTTGCTGTGGCTACGGTGACGGATCTGCAATTCCATTTATTTGGTGCTTGTGTTGCATTGGCATGGATTGTACCCAGTGCTGTAAATAAGATCCTTTGGTCTAGATTGCAGCAGCAAGAGAACTGGACAGCTTTGTC GCTGATGTGGAAAACGACACCTATAACATTGATTTTCCTTGCGGCCATGTTACCATGCTTAGACCCTCCAGGTGTACTCTCCTTTGATTGGAACTTGAGCAACACTTTGGTGATTTTCGGATCAGCCATTCTTGGATTCTTGCTGCAGTGGTCGGGTGCTTTAGCACTAGG AGCTACATCGGCCATATCACACGTTGTCCTCGGGCAGTTCAAGACATGTGTCCTACTTCTAGGAAACTATTATCTCTTTGCATCTAATCCCGGCACAATCAGTATCTTTGGCGCATTCACAGCCATTGGCGGTATGTCTGTTTACACTTATCTTAATTTGAATCAGCAATCAAACAAGGGTTCTCCTCGACAAGCTTCCGTCTTACCCAAATCAAAACTTGGCAAAGAAAATGGCAGCACCAATGGCAATGAAGGACATTATGGTGCTGAGTCTGTCTAA